One region of Monomorium pharaonis isolate MP-MQ-018 chromosome 11, ASM1337386v2, whole genome shotgun sequence genomic DNA includes:
- the LOC105831142 gene encoding uncharacterized protein LOC105831142 isoform X3: MDHSRDYYYSISKWYLMVVGQWPYQKVKESLSALTIILILDASAVVTQIGKFVICTNAQCIYETLPPHMLTIMILVKIFTFQFNSRKIKDLTDRLFVDWDMLQTKEEHDIMRKYAQNGRWYALIYGSYVYMSTISFTTTSLVPRILDVVFPLNTSRPIMLAYPAYYFVDENQYFYYIFLHMLITSTVCMTGLIAHDSMFFVYVEHICGLFAIVGFRFEHVSHERHSMKKSLISCLDDKYHKSVVFSIYAHRKALQFAKLLEDTFTISFVVQLLVVTIGLSITLVQLSINLQDFAEAMRYSVFIIAQLFHLFCLSFQGQKLINHSLEISDKM, encoded by the exons ATGGATCACAGTAGAGATTATTATTACAGTATCAGTAAGTGGTATCTGATGGTAGTCGGTCAGTGGCCTTATCAGAAGGTGAAAGAGAGTTTATCTGCCTTGACTATTATACTCATTCTTGACGCAAGCGCGGTTGTTACACAG ataggaaaatttgttatatgtaCTAATGCGCAGTGTATTTATGAAACCTTACCTCCTCATATGCTGACTATAATGATTTTGGTGAAAATTTTCACATTTCAATTCAACAGCAGAAAg ATTAAAGATCTCACTGATCGCTTATTCGTAGACTGGGATATGCTCCAAACTAAGGAAGAACACGACATTATGAGAAAGTATGCCCAAAACGGCAGGTGGTACGCGCTAATATACGGCT CATATGTTTACATGTCTACCATTTCATTTACAACAACCTCTCTTGTGCCACGCATATTGGATGTTGTATTTCCGTTAAATACTTCCCGACCTATAATGTTAGCATATCCGGCATACTATTTCGTTGATGAAAATCAGTATTTCTACTACATTTTTCTCCATATGTTAATTACCAGCACCGTGTGTATGACAGGATTAATCGCACACGATAGTATGTTCTTTGTTTACGTCGAACACATCTGCGGTCTTTTTGCTATTGTCGG ATTTAGATTTGAACATGTGTCACATGAACGTCATagtatgaaaaaaagtttaatctcTTGTCTGGATGACAAATATCACAAAAGTGTTGTGTTTTCAATTTACGCTCACCGAAAGGCTTTACA GTTTGCCAAACTTCTTGAAGACACCTTTACAATATCGTTCGTTGTGCAACTTTTGGTAGTTACAATTGGTTTGAGCATTACCTTGGTACAA CTGTCAATAAATTTGCAAGATTTTGCAGAAGCAATGAGGTACTCAGTCTTTATTATTGCTCAATTATTTCACTTGTTCTGCTTAAGCTTCCAAGGACAAAAGTTGATAAATCACAGCCTCGAAATTTCCGACAAGATGTAA
- the LOC105831142 gene encoding odorant receptor 13a isoform X2 gives MDHSRDYYYSISKWYLMVVGQWPYQKVKESLSALTIILILDASAVVTQIGKFVICTNAQCIYETLPPHMLTIMILVKIFTFQFNSRKIKDLTDRLFVDWDMLQTKEEHDIMRKYAQNGRWYALIYGSYVYMSTISFTTTSLVPRILDVVFPLNTSRPIMLAYPAYYFVDENQYFYYIFLHMLITSTVCMTGLIAHDSMFFVYVEHICGLFAIVGFRFEHVSHERHSMKKSLISCLDDKYHKSVVFSIYAHRKALQFAKLLEDTFTISFVVQLLVVTIGLSITLVQLSINLQDFAEAMRYSVFIIAQLFHLFCLSFQGQKLINHSLEISDKIFCGTWFTIPAKEQRLLLFVMRKSIEASTLTAGKIYVFSLESFTTVVQSSMSYFTLLSSFQS, from the exons ATGGATCACAGTAGAGATTATTATTACAGTATCAGTAAGTGGTATCTGATGGTAGTCGGTCAGTGGCCTTATCAGAAGGTGAAAGAGAGTTTATCTGCCTTGACTATTATACTCATTCTTGACGCAAGCGCGGTTGTTACACAG ataggaaaatttgttatatgtaCTAATGCGCAGTGTATTTATGAAACCTTACCTCCTCATATGCTGACTATAATGATTTTGGTGAAAATTTTCACATTTCAATTCAACAGCAGAAAg ATTAAAGATCTCACTGATCGCTTATTCGTAGACTGGGATATGCTCCAAACTAAGGAAGAACACGACATTATGAGAAAGTATGCCCAAAACGGCAGGTGGTACGCGCTAATATACGGCT CATATGTTTACATGTCTACCATTTCATTTACAACAACCTCTCTTGTGCCACGCATATTGGATGTTGTATTTCCGTTAAATACTTCCCGACCTATAATGTTAGCATATCCGGCATACTATTTCGTTGATGAAAATCAGTATTTCTACTACATTTTTCTCCATATGTTAATTACCAGCACCGTGTGTATGACAGGATTAATCGCACACGATAGTATGTTCTTTGTTTACGTCGAACACATCTGCGGTCTTTTTGCTATTGTCGG ATTTAGATTTGAACATGTGTCACATGAACGTCATagtatgaaaaaaagtttaatctcTTGTCTGGATGACAAATATCACAAAAGTGTTGTGTTTTCAATTTACGCTCACCGAAAGGCTTTACA GTTTGCCAAACTTCTTGAAGACACCTTTACAATATCGTTCGTTGTGCAACTTTTGGTAGTTACAATTGGTTTGAGCATTACCTTGGTACAA CTGTCAATAAATTTGCAAGATTTTGCAGAAGCAATGAGGTACTCAGTCTTTATTATTGCTCAATTATTTCACTTGTTCTGCTTAAGCTTCCAAGGACAAAAGTTGATAAATCACAGCCTCGAAATTTCCGACAAGAT attttgCGGCACGTGGTTTACTATACCCGCGAAGGAACAAAGACTGCTCCTGTTCGTAATGAGAAAAAGCATTGAAGCTAGTACTTTAACCGCTGGcaaaatatatgtgttttCTTTGGAAAGTTTTACAACG GTTGTACAAAGCTCAATGTCATactttacattattatcatcCTTTCAATCGTGA
- the LOC105831142 gene encoding uncharacterized protein LOC105831142 isoform X1: MDHSRDYYYSISKWYLMVVGQWPYQKVKESLSALTIILILDASAVVTQIGKFVICTNAQCIYETLPPHMLTIMILVKIFTFQFNSRKIKDLTDRLFVDWDMLQTKEEHDIMRKYAQNGRWYALIYGSYVYMSTISFTTTSLVPRILDVVFPLNTSRPIMLAYPAYYFVDENQYFYYIFLHMLITSTVCMTGLIAHDSMFFVYVEHICGLFAIVGFRFEHVSHERHSMKKSLISCLDDKYHKSVVFSIYAHRKALQFAKLLEDTFTISFVVQLLVVTIGLSITLVQLSINLQDFAEAMRYSVFIIAQLFHLFCLSFQGQKLINHSLEISDKIFCGTWFTIPAKEQRLLLFVMRKSIEASTLTAGKIYVFSLESFTTVIWNITDVTKIRRLERHICIYKKPVTVLI; this comes from the exons ATGGATCACAGTAGAGATTATTATTACAGTATCAGTAAGTGGTATCTGATGGTAGTCGGTCAGTGGCCTTATCAGAAGGTGAAAGAGAGTTTATCTGCCTTGACTATTATACTCATTCTTGACGCAAGCGCGGTTGTTACACAG ataggaaaatttgttatatgtaCTAATGCGCAGTGTATTTATGAAACCTTACCTCCTCATATGCTGACTATAATGATTTTGGTGAAAATTTTCACATTTCAATTCAACAGCAGAAAg ATTAAAGATCTCACTGATCGCTTATTCGTAGACTGGGATATGCTCCAAACTAAGGAAGAACACGACATTATGAGAAAGTATGCCCAAAACGGCAGGTGGTACGCGCTAATATACGGCT CATATGTTTACATGTCTACCATTTCATTTACAACAACCTCTCTTGTGCCACGCATATTGGATGTTGTATTTCCGTTAAATACTTCCCGACCTATAATGTTAGCATATCCGGCATACTATTTCGTTGATGAAAATCAGTATTTCTACTACATTTTTCTCCATATGTTAATTACCAGCACCGTGTGTATGACAGGATTAATCGCACACGATAGTATGTTCTTTGTTTACGTCGAACACATCTGCGGTCTTTTTGCTATTGTCGG ATTTAGATTTGAACATGTGTCACATGAACGTCATagtatgaaaaaaagtttaatctcTTGTCTGGATGACAAATATCACAAAAGTGTTGTGTTTTCAATTTACGCTCACCGAAAGGCTTTACA GTTTGCCAAACTTCTTGAAGACACCTTTACAATATCGTTCGTTGTGCAACTTTTGGTAGTTACAATTGGTTTGAGCATTACCTTGGTACAA CTGTCAATAAATTTGCAAGATTTTGCAGAAGCAATGAGGTACTCAGTCTTTATTATTGCTCAATTATTTCACTTGTTCTGCTTAAGCTTCCAAGGACAAAAGTTGATAAATCACAGCCTCGAAATTTCCGACAAGAT attttgCGGCACGTGGTTTACTATACCCGCGAAGGAACAAAGACTGCTCCTGTTCGTAATGAGAAAAAGCATTGAAGCTAGTACTTTAACCGCTGGcaaaatatatgtgttttCTTTGGAAAGTTTTACAACGGTAATATGGAATATTACAGATGTTACTAAAATACGCAGACTAGAaagacatatatgtatatataaaaaacctGTAACTGTTCTTATTTAG